The window CCGGCCCCCATCCACCTCTCTCCCATCTTGTTCAAGCCCATTAGCCTCTTCTGTTCCTTCCTGTTCAATGTCACCGTCTCCTTCATAGGGTGACATTTTCCCTGAACGCTTAACCCCTGTCATAATCGTAGAACATCCACACGAATCCTCATCGAGTATTTGGCTTTTCAAGTGGAGGTGCTATAATGTCAACCAGCTTTTTTAGGAGTATTTCATATGGTACAAGGTGCTGGTTCCGATACCGAAAAGAAGATCATGTCAATCCTGAAGGTTCTCAGTGAGTCCAGCGAGCCACTGGGATCGATCACCATAGCCCGACAGCTCGAGCGCTACGGAGTTTCCCTGAGCGAGAGAGCGGTCAGATACCACTTGAGGATGACGGATGAGCGAGGCTATACGCAGCCTGCAGGGCGTGATGGCAGGATGATCACTGCCCAGGGACTCAATGAATTAGAGGTAGCGCTGGCGCCAGATCAAATTGGCTTCGTCCTGGATAGACTCGATCTCTTGGCTTTCCAGACCACGTTCAATCCCGGTAAGCGGACCGGACAGGTGGTTATCAACACTTCAATCTTCAGCCAGGACAAGTTCAAGAAGGCCCTGGCGGCTATGAGAGAGGTATTCAAGGCTGGGCTATGCGTGAGTGACCTTGTGGTAGTAGCCTCTGGGGGTGAGAAACTGGGCAACGTAGTCATACCCAGCGGCAAGATGGGT is drawn from Chloroflexota bacterium and contains these coding sequences:
- a CDS encoding NrpR regulatory domain-containing protein translates to MVQGAGSDTEKKIMSILKVLSESSEPLGSITIARQLERYGVSLSERAVRYHLRMTDERGYTQPAGRDGRMITAQGLNELEVALAPDQIGFVLDRLDLLAFQTTFNPGKRTGQVVINTSIFSQDKFKKALAAMREVFKAGLCVSDLVVVASGGEKLGNVVIPSGKMGLATVCSVTINGVLLKAGVPVESRFGGVLEIKNSKPRRFVAIINYDGTSLDPSEQYIRAKMTSVGEAARTGSGKILANFRELPAPSRSVVEETISKLKEVGIGGVYVLGNTSEPVCQIALGLNRIGMVLIGGLNPVAAAVEAGVEVDNFSESGLIDFGLLASFWKL